In Opitutaceae bacterium TAV5, one genomic interval encodes:
- a CDS encoding GDSL family lipase: MLCMWSATDGVVRGPGLRRGLALFFLVLAATGGAVRPGSAQPATTPATRTILFFGDSLTAGYGLEDPATQAFPGLVQQRIEAAAAENAPAPAGAWRVVNAGLSGETSAGGLRRIDWILRQPVDVFVLELGGNDGLRGLSPEMTKQNLQGIIDKVRAKNPSTRIVIAGMQMPTSMGDYAPAFAAVFPELAKANHATLIPFLLEGVGGRPELNLDDGFHPNAAGHRLVADVVWKALEPVLREP; the protein is encoded by the coding sequence ATGCTCTGCATGTGGTCAGCAACTGACGGTGTTGTTCGCGGTCCCGGCCTCCGCCGCGGACTCGCGTTGTTTTTCCTCGTGCTCGCGGCGACGGGCGGCGCGGTCCGGCCCGGCTCCGCGCAGCCGGCGACAACGCCCGCGACCCGCACGATCCTGTTTTTCGGCGACAGCCTCACCGCGGGCTACGGGCTGGAGGACCCGGCGACGCAGGCCTTCCCGGGGCTGGTGCAACAGCGGATCGAGGCCGCCGCGGCAGAAAACGCACCGGCGCCGGCCGGCGCCTGGCGCGTGGTCAACGCCGGCCTGAGCGGCGAGACGTCGGCGGGCGGGCTGCGCCGGATCGACTGGATACTCCGCCAGCCGGTGGACGTTTTTGTGCTGGAACTGGGCGGCAACGACGGCCTGCGCGGCCTCTCCCCGGAGATGACGAAACAGAACCTGCAAGGCATCATCGACAAGGTGCGCGCGAAAAATCCGTCCACGCGCATCGTGATCGCCGGCATGCAGATGCCGACCAGCATGGGCGACTACGCCCCGGCCTTCGCGGCGGTTTTCCCCGAGCTGGCGAAAGCCAACCACGCGACCCTCATCCCGTTCCTGCTGGAAGGCGTCGGCGGCCGGCCGGAACTGAATCTCGACGACGGATTCCATCCCAACGCCGCAGGCCACCGTCTCGTGGCCGACGTCGTCTGGAAGGCGCTCGAGCCGGTGCTGCGCGAGCCGTAG
- a CDS encoding histidine kinase: protein MKPFWMRSLTSQWIALMLAALVLSQVFFFVIYRSERVHALREVQRDDFFTRTASAARLVDTTAESLHPEILRATGTIVARYWLSAEAPDDTALWQQTARSQLMRSWNAAGRGVAEADVPVIAGATWTILGPADWAGERPARFLQLDAWNGFGLALRTQDGQWLNCVYAKPWATSGPLSFYYVSFIITALLLSLAAVLATRRVGRPLGRLTRSAEALGRGEEAPLLPEEGADDIRRTAAAFNRMQLRIRRFVEDRTRMMAAISHDLRTPITSLRLQAEFVEDSAIREKLISTLDEMKAMTEATLAFAREDATVEPTRTVNIDALIESLCDDFADLGQNVTATEVRRIAWRCRPDALRRALRNVIENAVRYGDCARVRMSPTEEWLDIQVDDDGPGIPEEDRERVFAPFVRLERSRNRATGGVGLGLAIARTIMHAHGGEIALANREGGGLRVVLRLPRD, encoded by the coding sequence ATGAAACCCTTCTGGATGCGAAGCCTCACGAGCCAGTGGATCGCCCTGATGCTGGCGGCCCTCGTGCTCTCGCAGGTGTTTTTTTTCGTCATCTACCGCAGCGAGCGCGTGCATGCGCTGCGCGAGGTGCAGCGCGACGATTTTTTCACCCGCACGGCCTCGGCGGCGCGCCTGGTGGACACCACGGCCGAATCGCTGCATCCCGAAATCCTGCGCGCGACCGGCACCATCGTGGCGCGCTACTGGCTGTCCGCCGAAGCTCCCGACGACACGGCCCTCTGGCAACAGACCGCGCGCAGCCAGCTGATGCGCTCGTGGAATGCGGCCGGCCGCGGGGTCGCCGAGGCGGACGTGCCGGTGATCGCCGGTGCGACGTGGACGATCCTCGGTCCGGCAGACTGGGCGGGAGAACGCCCGGCGCGTTTTTTGCAGCTCGATGCCTGGAACGGCTTCGGCCTCGCCCTGCGCACGCAGGACGGGCAGTGGCTCAACTGCGTCTACGCCAAACCGTGGGCGACGTCGGGGCCTCTTTCCTTCTATTATGTGTCGTTCATCATCACGGCGCTGCTGCTGTCGCTGGCGGCGGTGCTCGCGACGCGCCGCGTGGGGCGTCCGCTCGGGCGCCTGACCCGGTCGGCCGAGGCGCTCGGGCGCGGCGAGGAGGCGCCGCTCCTGCCGGAGGAGGGCGCCGACGACATCCGGCGCACGGCGGCGGCGTTTAACCGGATGCAGCTGCGCATCCGCCGCTTCGTCGAGGACCGCACGCGGATGATGGCGGCGATCAGCCACGACCTGCGCACGCCGATCACCTCCCTCCGCCTCCAGGCGGAATTTGTCGAGGACTCCGCCATCCGCGAAAAGCTGATCTCCACGCTCGACGAGATGAAGGCCATGACCGAGGCCACGCTGGCTTTCGCCCGGGAGGACGCCACGGTCGAACCCACGCGCACGGTCAACATCGACGCGCTCATCGAAAGCCTCTGCGACGACTTTGCCGACCTCGGCCAGAATGTGACGGCGACCGAAGTCAGGCGCATCGCGTGGCGTTGCCGTCCGGATGCCTTGCGCCGGGCGCTGCGCAATGTGATCGAAAACGCCGTCCGCTATGGTGACTGCGCGCGCGTGCGGATGTCGCCGACGGAGGAGTGGCTGGATATCCAGGTCGATGACGACGGGCCCGGCATCCCCGAGGAAGATCGCGAACGCGTTTTCGCGCCCTTCGTGCGGCTGGAGCGTTCGCGCAACCGCGCCACCGGCGGCGTGGGACTCGGGCTGGCCATCGCGCGCACGATCATGCACGCGCATGGTGGCGAGATTGCCCTCGCCAACCGCGAAGGCGGCGGCCTGCGGGTCGTGTTGCGCCTGCCCCGCGACTGA
- a CDS encoding chemotaxis protein CheY has translation MDPLPHIAVVDDHRDIRELVGRYLGQHGYRVSTIEHAAAFRRLLEHCTPDLLVLDIMMPGEDGLALCRHLRATSPHLPVIFLTAMAEDADRIVGLEIGGDDYLVKPFNPRELLARIKAVLRRARALPPPRSASRAGRVRFGDQVLDASRREVISADGVATPLSTAEFRLLSVLLEYPGMVLSRDQLLDLTIGRTAMAWDRSIDSQISRLRRKIEPDPKVPVLIRTHWGDGYCFTGKVSPE, from the coding sequence ATGGATCCGCTTCCCCATATAGCTGTCGTCGATGATCACCGGGACATCCGTGAACTCGTGGGCCGTTACCTGGGCCAGCACGGATACCGGGTGAGCACGATCGAGCATGCGGCGGCCTTCCGGCGACTCCTGGAACACTGCACGCCCGACCTGCTGGTGCTCGACATCATGATGCCCGGCGAGGATGGACTGGCCCTGTGCCGGCATCTGCGCGCCACCAGTCCGCACCTGCCGGTGATCTTTCTCACGGCGATGGCCGAGGATGCGGACCGGATCGTGGGCCTCGAAATCGGCGGCGACGATTATCTGGTCAAACCCTTCAATCCGCGGGAGCTCCTCGCGCGCATCAAGGCCGTGCTCCGGCGCGCCCGCGCGCTGCCGCCGCCACGCAGCGCCTCCCGGGCCGGCCGTGTGCGCTTCGGCGACCAGGTGCTCGACGCGAGCCGGCGCGAAGTGATCAGCGCCGACGGCGTGGCCACGCCGCTGAGCACGGCGGAGTTTCGCCTGCTGTCCGTGTTGCTCGAATACCCGGGCATGGTCCTCAGCCGCGACCAGTTGCTCGATCTCACCATCGGCCGCACGGCCATGGCCTGGGATCGCAGCATCGACAGCCAGATCAGCCGGCTGCGTCGCAAGATCGAGCCCGACCCGAAGGTCCCCGTCCTGATCAGGACGCACTGGGGCGACGGCTACTGTTTTACCGGAAAGGTCTCGCCCGAATGA
- a CDS encoding RND transporter translates to MGVRHRPMSSRHALLPSIIVLISLSGCAVGPDYRKPDTPAPAAWAEPGPWKVSAPRDHLPKGEWWTVYNDPVLDRLAAQATAASPTIRAALARRDQARAIARIDSSALYPQLDVNAEAERGRTAPNRRTGASAYTDNTFTLPLDLSYEIDLWGRVRRLDEGARARAAASEADYHNVLLGVQADVAHTYFSLRALDAERALVARNVESRRRSLEIVQQRHALGASGLLDTSLAETELATSEDSLIEIDRNRTALRHSLAVLCGQLPEGFELDEDPAAALAAVPAIPLGLPSELLERRPDVASAERSVAAANAGIGVAKAAFFPTITLFGSAGYSSNDLDSLLSRSSREWSLGPGISLPIFHGGRNTAGYRQAMAVWEEALANYRQSVLVAFQEVETALSDLRRLGERGVVIDRAVVSSRRAATLVLERYRAGQVGYLDVTDAERTAIVNERAAVQLRGQQLVSSVILVKALGGGW, encoded by the coding sequence ATGGGCGTTCGCCATCGTCCCATGTCTTCCCGCCACGCGCTGCTTCCGTCCATTATTGTCCTGATTTCCCTTTCGGGCTGCGCCGTCGGCCCGGATTACCGGAAACCCGACACCCCGGCGCCTGCCGCCTGGGCCGAGCCCGGGCCGTGGAAGGTCTCCGCGCCGCGCGATCACCTGCCCAAGGGGGAATGGTGGACCGTTTACAACGATCCCGTCCTCGACCGCCTGGCGGCGCAGGCCACCGCCGCCAGTCCCACGATCCGGGCCGCCCTCGCCCGCCGCGACCAGGCCCGAGCCATCGCCCGCATCGATTCGTCCGCACTGTATCCGCAACTCGATGTCAATGCCGAGGCCGAGCGCGGTCGCACCGCTCCCAATCGCCGCACCGGCGCCTCTGCGTATACGGACAACACCTTCACGCTTCCGCTCGACCTCAGCTACGAAATCGACCTCTGGGGCCGGGTCCGCCGGCTCGACGAAGGGGCGCGCGCCCGCGCCGCCGCCAGCGAAGCCGATTATCACAACGTCCTGCTCGGCGTGCAGGCCGACGTTGCCCACACGTATTTTTCGCTCCGCGCTCTCGATGCCGAGCGCGCCCTCGTGGCCCGCAACGTCGAAAGCCGCCGCCGCTCGCTCGAGATCGTGCAACAACGCCACGCCCTCGGGGCCAGCGGCCTGCTCGACACCAGCCTGGCCGAGACCGAACTCGCCACCTCCGAGGACAGCCTGATCGAGATCGACCGCAACCGTACGGCCCTCCGCCATTCCCTCGCCGTGCTGTGCGGGCAGTTGCCCGAAGGCTTCGAACTCGACGAGGATCCCGCCGCCGCCCTCGCCGCCGTGCCCGCCATCCCGCTCGGCCTGCCCTCCGAACTGCTCGAACGCCGTCCCGATGTCGCTTCGGCCGAACGCAGCGTCGCAGCCGCCAACGCCGGCATCGGCGTCGCCAAGGCCGCCTTCTTCCCGACCATCACGCTCTTCGGCTCCGCCGGCTACAGCAGCAACGACCTCGACTCGCTCCTGAGCCGGAGCAGCCGCGAATGGTCGCTCGGCCCCGGCATCTCGCTCCCGATCTTCCATGGAGGCCGCAACACCGCCGGCTATCGCCAGGCCATGGCCGTGTGGGAGGAGGCCCTCGCCAACTATCGCCAGAGCGTGCTCGTCGCTTTCCAGGAAGTGGAGACCGCCCTCTCCGACCTGCGCCGGCTGGGCGAGCGCGGCGTCGTCATCGACCGCGCCGTGGTTTCCTCGCGCCGGGCCGCCACCCTCGTCCTCGAGCGTTACCGCGCCGGCCAGGTCGGCTACCTCGACGTCACCGACGCCGAGCGCACCGCCATCGTCAACGAACGCGCCGCCGTGCAACTTCGCGGCCAGCAACTCGTCTCCAGTGTCATCCTCGTCAAGGCGCTCGGAGGCGGCTGGTGA
- a CDS encoding beta-lactamase: MKKHLLRRVLSLLLASSATVAALAEPPPQQKKQAPGYYRMALGDFEVIALSDGYSNQNPGLLTGADPAEIKDLLDRAFVPAAPAMATSVNAFLVHTGAGLILFDTGGGGALGPTLGQVARNLAASGYRPDQVDTVILTHLHPDHVCGLLATDGQPVFPGATVLVSRPEADYWLGDAPESAAARARAALAPYIAAGRFRTHDAAGPVLPHVEAIATPGHTPGHTSYLVESRGQRLLVWGDIVHSQATQFARPDIAISFDTDQARAIATRKKTFALAVSGKLLVAGAHLPFPGLGHVRAGEAGDAFAWVPVEFASVTAALPQ, encoded by the coding sequence ATGAAAAAACACCTTCTCCGCCGAGTCCTTTCCCTCCTTCTCGCCTCCTCCGCCACCGTCGCCGCGCTGGCCGAGCCGCCCCCGCAGCAGAAAAAACAGGCGCCCGGCTACTACCGGATGGCTCTCGGAGACTTCGAGGTCATCGCGCTTTCGGACGGTTACTCCAACCAGAACCCCGGGCTCCTCACCGGAGCCGACCCGGCGGAGATAAAGGACCTCCTCGACCGCGCTTTCGTCCCCGCCGCGCCGGCCATGGCCACCTCGGTCAACGCCTTTCTCGTCCACACGGGCGCCGGCCTCATCCTCTTCGACACCGGCGGAGGCGGCGCTCTCGGGCCCACGCTCGGGCAGGTCGCCCGAAACCTGGCCGCGTCCGGCTACCGTCCCGATCAGGTGGATACCGTCATCCTCACCCACCTGCATCCCGATCACGTCTGCGGATTGCTCGCGACCGACGGCCAGCCCGTTTTCCCCGGCGCCACCGTCCTCGTGTCCCGGCCCGAAGCCGATTACTGGCTGGGCGATGCCCCGGAATCCGCCGCGGCGCGCGCCCGCGCCGCCCTCGCGCCTTACATCGCCGCCGGCCGGTTCAGGACGCACGATGCCGCCGGCCCCGTGCTTCCGCACGTGGAGGCGATCGCCACGCCCGGGCACACCCCGGGGCACACCAGCTACCTCGTCGAATCCCGCGGCCAGCGCCTCCTCGTCTGGGGCGACATCGTGCACAGCCAGGCCACGCAGTTCGCCCGTCCGGACATCGCCATCTCCTTTGACACCGACCAGGCCCGGGCCATCGCCACCCGCAAGAAAACCTTCGCGCTCGCCGTTTCCGGGAAACTCCTGGTTGCCGGCGCGCATCTTCCGTTCCCCGGCCTCGGTCACGTCCGCGCCGGCGAGGCCGGTGACGCCTTTGCCTGGGTCCCCGTCGAATTCGCCTCCGTTACCGCTGCTCTACCACAATGA